A stretch of the Balneola vulgaris DSM 17893 genome encodes the following:
- a CDS encoding signal peptidase II: protein MRQKKILVLSVPAIIVLGIDQLTKWIIRTTPELQSKTLIDGWLEFYYTQNPGMAMGIDWLPTPVISGVAILATMGILIYLIRSLDKASIGYLAFMGLIIGGALGNISDRIFMGYVYGNGGVLEGHVIDFIYFSLRINDWTVFPYIFNVADIAISVSIISLLVFNKRLLQHDGVVESEESNNATEVADSPSQA, encoded by the coding sequence TTGAGACAAAAAAAGATATTAGTCTTATCAGTGCCCGCTATAATTGTACTGGGCATTGATCAGCTTACAAAGTGGATCATTAGAACAACTCCTGAGCTTCAGTCGAAAACGTTAATCGACGGCTGGCTAGAGTTTTATTATACCCAAAATCCAGGCATGGCTATGGGTATCGACTGGTTGCCTACACCGGTAATCAGTGGTGTTGCGATTCTCGCAACTATGGGGATTCTCATATATCTGATTAGATCCCTAGATAAGGCATCCATAGGCTATTTAGCTTTTATGGGTTTAATTATTGGTGGTGCACTCGGTAATATCTCTGACCGAATCTTTATGGGTTATGTTTATGGAAATGGTGGAGTACTTGAAGGCCACGTAATCGACTTCATTTACTTCAGTCTTCGAATCAATGATTGGACCGTTTTTCCTTACATCTTTAATGTAGCTGATATCGCAATTTCAGTATCCATCATTAGTCTACTTGTGTTTAACAAGAGATTGCTTCAGCACGATGGAGTAGTGGAAAGTGAAGAATCAAACAACGCTACAGAAGTAGCGGATTCGCCATCACAAGCATAG
- a CDS encoding low molecular weight protein-tyrosine-phosphatase, which yields MPNYHRPITKNNPFAIVFVCLGNICRSPTGEGLLLHKVKEKGLASYFYIDSAGTAAYHVGEPANSKSQATANNHGVHLPSKARQFEYADFNEFDLILAMDAENYKNIKALDRNNRFEDKVKMMREFDPTPEDGNVPDPYYGGLQGFENVYQIINRSCDALLDELTPLIEDD from the coding sequence ATGCCTAACTATCATCGTCCAATTACAAAAAACAATCCATTTGCAATCGTTTTTGTGTGCTTAGGGAACATTTGTAGAAGCCCAACAGGCGAAGGGTTATTGTTGCACAAAGTAAAAGAGAAAGGCCTAGCATCTTATTTTTACATCGATTCTGCAGGCACAGCCGCTTATCATGTAGGAGAACCTGCGAATAGTAAAAGCCAAGCTACGGCCAACAACCATGGGGTTCATCTCCCATCTAAAGCAAGGCAATTTGAATATGCCGATTTCAATGAATTCGACCTCATTTTGGCTATGGATGCTGAAAACTATAAAAACATCAAAGCATTAGACCGGAATAACCGTTTCGAAGACAAAGTGAAGATGATGAGAGAATTCGACCCTACCCCTGAAGATGGAAATGTACCTGATCCATATTATGGTGGACTTCAAGGCTTCGAGAATGTATATCAGATCATAAACCGAAGTTGTGATGCTCTTTTAGACGAACTTACTCCACTCATTGAAGATGATTAA
- the ribB gene encoding 3,4-dihydroxy-2-butanone-4-phosphate synthase codes for MSEAFSFNTIPEAIEDIKNGKMVIVVDDEDRENEGDFLMAAELVTTEAINFMVKHGRGLVCAPVTKEHADKLKLTHMVTDGADPDEANFTISIDHKRLTTTGISAADRANTIREMTNDEAKPGDFRRPGHVFPLLAVQGGVLRRAGHTEAAIDLAKLAGLKPVGIICEIMKDDGEMARVPDLIEMAKEYNMKLITIKDLIAYRNATESLVHEVMDINMPTMYGDFTLRAFKETLTGDIHLALTKGSWTIDEPVLTRVHSSDLIGDIFGSRLNDTSELLHQAMLQVEREGKGIVLYMNRNQRGSVLVNQLRTLKAMQESFGSHVEEEDNNPKKSDSRDYGIGAQILKNLGVSKLRILSNNPVKRIGIKSFGLEIVDQVPIDTNIEFLEGQLKKD; via the coding sequence ATGAGTGAAGCCTTTTCTTTTAACACAATCCCGGAAGCCATTGAAGACATAAAAAATGGCAAAATGGTGATTGTTGTTGATGATGAAGACCGTGAAAATGAAGGCGATTTTCTAATGGCCGCTGAGTTGGTAACCACCGAGGCTATCAACTTTATGGTTAAACATGGAAGAGGCTTAGTTTGTGCTCCCGTAACAAAAGAGCACGCCGACAAGCTCAAGCTCACTCATATGGTAACAGATGGGGCTGACCCTGATGAAGCCAACTTTACTATCTCGATTGATCATAAGCGATTAACAACAACAGGTATATCTGCGGCCGACCGCGCTAATACCATTCGTGAAATGACCAACGATGAGGCCAAGCCAGGCGACTTCCGTCGCCCAGGCCACGTATTCCCTCTACTTGCCGTTCAAGGCGGTGTATTGCGCCGTGCAGGCCATACCGAAGCGGCTATCGATCTTGCTAAGCTTGCGGGGCTTAAGCCTGTAGGCATCATCTGTGAGATTATGAAGGATGATGGCGAAATGGCTCGTGTGCCTGATCTTATTGAGATGGCTAAAGAGTACAACATGAAGCTCATCACCATTAAAGACCTTATTGCTTATCGTAATGCAACAGAGTCGTTAGTTCATGAAGTGATGGACATCAACATGCCAACGATGTATGGCGATTTTACCCTTCGAGCTTTTAAAGAAACCCTTACAGGCGACATCCATTTAGCGCTCACAAAAGGTTCATGGACTATAGATGAACCGGTACTAACCAGAGTTCACTCTTCCGACTTGATTGGCGATATCTTCGGCAGTCGATTAAATGACACTAGTGAATTACTTCATCAGGCCATGTTGCAGGTAGAGCGTGAAGGCAAGGGCATCGTTCTGTATATGAACCGTAACCAACGCGGCTCAGTGCTAGTGAATCAATTACGCACGCTAAAAGCGATGCAAGAGTCTTTTGGAAGTCACGTGGAAGAAGAGGATAACAATCCTAAGAAAAGTGATTCACGTGATTATGGAATCGGAGCTCAAATTCTGAAGAACCTCGGTGTGAGCAAACTCAGAATCCTATCTAACAATCCCGTAAAACGAATTGGGATTAAGAGCTTTGGCCTTGAGATCGTTGATCAAGTGCCGATCGATACCAATATCGAATTTTTAGAAGGCCAACTAAAAAAGGACTAG
- a CDS encoding TraR/DksA family transcriptional regulator, which produces MSENTKTEERVSPYSDEELEYFRAIIQKKLKESEDELNVLQRTLRESMENASDESAYSFHMADAGTDAQEREKTYVLLNRTRKFIKYLDDAMKRIDNKTYGVCKVTGKKIAKGRLEAVPHTQLSIDAKLKRR; this is translated from the coding sequence ATGTCTGAGAATACCAAAACCGAAGAAAGAGTATCACCTTATAGTGATGAAGAACTGGAATATTTCCGTGCTATCATCCAAAAAAAGTTGAAAGAATCAGAAGATGAACTAAACGTACTGCAGCGTACACTACGCGAAAGTATGGAGAACGCTTCTGATGAATCAGCCTATTCTTTCCATATGGCTGATGCCGGAACTGATGCACAGGAACGTGAGAAGACCTATGTACTGTTAAACCGTACGCGAAAATTCATCAAATACCTTGATGATGCCATGAAGCGTATCGATAACAAAACCTATGGAGTGTGCAAGGTAACAGGTAAGAAGATTGCTAAAGGGCGTCTTGAAGCCGTGCCACATACTCAGCTTAGTATCGATGCCAAACTAAAGCGTAGATAA
- the yajC gene encoding preprotein translocase subunit YajC, translating into MNLLTFLFMAPPAEGGSDSGFTSLIFMGAIFVVFYFFIIRPQSKRQKEIQQKVSEMKKGDKVVTSSGIIGILNTIEDDSVLVEVGNNVKIRFLKTAITDVNPNKPAKKEK; encoded by the coding sequence ATGAATTTATTGACATTCTTATTCATGGCACCTCCAGCAGAAGGCGGATCCGATAGCGGTTTTACTAGCCTTATTTTTATGGGTGCAATCTTTGTGGTTTTCTACTTCTTTATCATCCGCCCACAAAGCAAAAGACAAAAAGAAATTCAGCAGAAAGTTTCTGAAATGAAAAAGGGTGACAAAGTTGTTACTTCTTCTGGAATCATAGGTATTCTGAATACAATTGAAGATGATTCTGTACTTGTTGAAGTAGGTAACAATGTAAAAATCAGATTTCTTAAGACGGCCATTACGGATGTAAATCCAAATAAACCAGCTAAGAAAGAAAAATAA
- the ileS gene encoding isoleucine--tRNA ligase — protein sequence MSKKFKEIKQLNYSKAEVEIQNWWKDNQIFKKSLDTREDGIPFTFFEGPPTANGKPGIHHVMARTVKDMFCRYKTLKGFRVERKAGWDTHGLPVEIEVEKALGLEGRSQVEDYGVAEYNAQCKESVLKYKHLWDDLTSRMAYWVDQENPYVTFENNYIESVWWAFNKLFEKGFVYKGYKIQWYSPGSGTVLSSHEVSLGYKETQDPSIYVKFPVDGDENTFFLAWTTTPWTTISNMALTVNPKLTYAKVSFEGENFIVAKDCAADVFGEGFEFIEEYSGQDLLGRTYQPIFDYASKEIDKSQAWKVIEADYVTTDEGTGVVHTAPAYGADDYDSCQKANIPMFNPIDRDGKFTDAVPEFAGQWFKEADKDIARAIKEKNLMFRHETCVHNYPFDWRKGTPLMSYPVESWFIRTTSVKDRMVELNNKINWKPESTGTGRFGTWLENNVDWAVSRQRYWGTPIPIWASDKDPEYVECIGSMRELREKAGLAEDAEIDLHRPYIDDITWDAPDGGTMRRIPDLLDVWFDSGAMPFAQWHYPFENDHEFSYNYPADFIAEGVDQTRGWFYTLHALGTMLFNEEAFRNVISNGLVLDANGEKMSKSKGNTVEPFQLINQYGADTVRWYMMSNSAPWENLKFSEEGLKEVQRKFFNTLVNTYSFFALYANIDGFTYSGSQIPANERPEIDQWVISRLNTTIKNVEEFLEDYEPTKAAREMEAFVEELSNWYVRRNRRRFWKEGNTLDKTAAYQTLYECLKSLSKMISPIAPFIGEWLYQNLNDVTGLEEESVHVSFFPTVEETAIYKSLEHKMDMARLISSIVLRIRNQIEMNVRQPLARIILPIKDEAERAAIESIKDIILEEVNVKDIQFVDDDSGIVHKSAKANFPVLGRRLGPKMKAVASKISQLSTNEITDFEKNGYIDLTLEDGETVRIESEGLDIIRTGLEGWQVETERGLSVAVDTELSHELKLEGIAREFVNRIQNMRKEADFDVVDRIVIGVQGSEEIKEAVVSMSDYIKKETLAEEIKLEQLEVSDFDKKWEIGETECEISVRRNLNS from the coding sequence ATGTCGAAAAAGTTTAAAGAAATAAAACAGCTTAATTACTCAAAAGCTGAAGTAGAGATACAAAACTGGTGGAAGGACAACCAGATTTTCAAGAAAAGTTTAGATACTCGAGAGGATGGTATACCATTTACCTTCTTTGAGGGGCCTCCAACTGCAAACGGCAAGCCAGGTATTCATCATGTGATGGCTAGAACGGTAAAGGATATGTTTTGCCGTTACAAGACCTTGAAAGGGTTCCGTGTTGAAAGGAAAGCTGGTTGGGATACTCATGGGCTTCCTGTAGAAATCGAAGTTGAAAAAGCACTTGGACTGGAAGGTCGATCTCAAGTTGAAGACTACGGTGTAGCAGAATACAATGCACAGTGTAAAGAAAGTGTTCTGAAATACAAGCACCTGTGGGATGATCTAACTTCAAGAATGGCATATTGGGTAGATCAAGAAAACCCATATGTGACTTTTGAGAACAACTATATCGAATCGGTTTGGTGGGCTTTCAACAAGCTATTTGAAAAAGGATTCGTATATAAAGGATATAAGATCCAGTGGTATTCACCGGGTTCTGGTACCGTACTTTCGTCACATGAGGTTAGTTTAGGTTACAAAGAAACTCAGGATCCATCTATTTATGTGAAATTCCCTGTGGATGGCGATGAAAACACCTTCTTTTTAGCTTGGACAACCACTCCTTGGACTACCATTTCAAATATGGCATTAACAGTGAACCCAAAGCTCACTTATGCTAAAGTATCTTTTGAAGGGGAAAACTTCATTGTAGCAAAAGATTGTGCAGCGGATGTTTTCGGAGAAGGATTCGAGTTTATCGAAGAATATTCTGGGCAGGATTTACTAGGACGTACCTATCAGCCAATTTTTGACTACGCTTCTAAAGAAATTGATAAGTCTCAAGCTTGGAAAGTGATTGAGGCTGATTATGTGACTACTGATGAAGGTACTGGTGTAGTACATACAGCACCCGCATATGGTGCAGATGATTATGATTCGTGCCAAAAAGCGAATATCCCAATGTTCAATCCTATCGATAGAGATGGGAAGTTCACTGATGCCGTGCCTGAATTCGCTGGTCAGTGGTTCAAAGAAGCGGATAAAGACATCGCAAGAGCTATCAAAGAAAAGAATTTGATGTTCCGCCACGAGACTTGTGTGCACAACTATCCATTTGATTGGAGAAAAGGGACACCGTTGATGTCGTACCCTGTTGAATCTTGGTTCATTCGCACTACAAGTGTGAAAGACCGTATGGTTGAGTTGAATAACAAGATCAACTGGAAGCCTGAAAGTACAGGAACGGGTCGTTTTGGAACATGGCTCGAAAATAATGTGGATTGGGCTGTTTCAAGGCAGCGCTATTGGGGAACACCGATTCCTATTTGGGCGAGTGATAAAGACCCTGAATATGTTGAGTGCATTGGAAGCATGCGTGAACTGCGTGAAAAAGCAGGTTTAGCTGAGGATGCAGAGATTGACTTACACCGCCCATACATTGATGATATTACTTGGGATGCTCCTGATGGAGGCACTATGCGTAGAATCCCAGATCTTTTAGATGTTTGGTTCGATTCTGGTGCTATGCCGTTTGCACAATGGCACTACCCATTCGAAAACGATCATGAGTTCAGTTATAACTACCCAGCCGATTTTATCGCTGAAGGGGTAGACCAAACAAGAGGTTGGTTCTATACACTTCATGCATTAGGAACTATGCTTTTCAATGAAGAAGCATTCCGTAATGTAATCTCCAATGGTCTCGTATTGGATGCCAATGGCGAGAAAATGAGTAAGAGTAAAGGGAACACTGTAGAACCTTTCCAGCTTATCAATCAGTACGGTGCCGACACCGTTCGCTGGTATATGATGAGTAACTCAGCGCCATGGGAGAACCTAAAATTTAGTGAAGAAGGGTTGAAAGAAGTTCAGCGTAAGTTCTTTAATACCTTGGTAAACACGTATTCTTTCTTCGCTTTATATGCGAATATCGATGGCTTTACCTACTCTGGATCTCAAATTCCGGCAAATGAACGTCCAGAAATTGACCAGTGGGTAATCTCAAGATTGAACACCACCATCAAAAATGTGGAAGAATTCTTAGAAGATTATGAGCCTACAAAAGCCGCTAGAGAGATGGAAGCTTTTGTGGAAGAGCTAAGTAACTGGTACGTTCGCCGTAACCGTCGCCGTTTCTGGAAAGAAGGCAATACGCTAGATAAAACAGCGGCTTACCAGACATTGTATGAGTGTTTAAAGAGCTTAAGTAAGATGATAAGTCCTATTGCTCCATTTATTGGGGAGTGGCTCTATCAGAACTTAAACGACGTAACGGGACTTGAGGAAGAATCTGTACACGTTTCTTTCTTCCCAACCGTTGAAGAGACGGCAATATACAAGAGCCTAGAGCATAAAATGGATATGGCTCGATTGATTTCATCCATTGTATTGCGCATTCGTAACCAAATTGAAATGAATGTACGCCAACCATTAGCGCGTATTATTCTTCCAATTAAAGATGAAGCTGAACGCGCAGCCATTGAATCAATTAAGGATATTATCCTTGAAGAAGTGAATGTGAAAGACATTCAGTTCGTTGACGATGACTCTGGTATAGTTCATAAATCAGCTAAAGCGAATTTCCCAGTGTTGGGCAGAAGGTTAGGGCCAAAAATGAAAGCCGTTGCCTCAAAAATTTCGCAGTTATCGACAAATGAAATTACTGATTTCGAAAAAAACGGATATATTGACCTAACTCTTGAAGACGGGGAAACTGTTCGGATTGAGTCAGAGGGTTTAGATATAATTCGAACTGGGCTAGAAGGCTGGCAAGTTGAAACAGAAAGAGGATTAAGCGTAGCCGTAGACACGGAGCTATCTCATGAGTTGAAACTAGAAGGTATAGCTCGTGAATTTGTGAACAGAATACAGAACATGAGAAAGGAAGCAGATTTTGATGTTGTTGACCGGATTGTGATTGGTGTTCAAGGCTCTGAAGAAATTAAAGAAGCTGTGGTTTCTATGTCTGATTACATAAAGAAAGAAACCTTGGCTGAAGAAATAAAACTGGAACAATTGGAGGTCTCTGATTTCGATAAGAAATGGGAGATTGGCGAAACGGAATGTGAGATTTCAGTTCGCAGAAATTTAAATTCTTGA
- a CDS encoding fructosamine kinase family protein, with protein MIKSAIQDVIEGEFNAEITSVHPVHGGDINDAYRVTLQNSSVYFIKVNDRFDNMFEVEAKGLQILRDASHSLIIPGVKFHNHELLILEFLEEHKSPSFEDSYNLGIGLAELHANTFTSFGLDHSNYIGSLHQQNNHHSSWADFYISERIEPQLRLVQKKGNLESISPAHLQKLHKCVDAICPREPPALLHGDLWSGNYFFTQQGPAIFDPAIYYGHREVDLAMTKLFGGFDSSFYEGYTSKSPIQPNFSDRINLYNLYPMLVHANIFGGHYVERAKQIIFEYVR; from the coding sequence ATGATTAAGTCCGCTATCCAAGATGTAATTGAAGGTGAGTTTAATGCGGAAATTACGTCTGTTCATCCCGTTCATGGGGGTGATATTAATGACGCATATCGAGTTACACTACAAAACAGTAGTGTCTACTTTATAAAGGTTAATGACCGTTTTGACAACATGTTTGAAGTAGAAGCTAAAGGACTTCAAATACTCAGAGACGCATCACATTCACTCATAATCCCAGGGGTTAAATTCCATAACCATGAACTGTTGATTTTAGAATTTTTAGAGGAGCATAAATCACCATCCTTTGAAGACTCCTATAATCTAGGGATCGGATTAGCAGAACTGCATGCAAATACCTTCACTTCCTTTGGTTTAGATCATTCCAATTATATTGGCTCGCTGCATCAGCAAAATAATCATCACTCAAGCTGGGCTGATTTCTATATCTCTGAAAGAATTGAACCACAACTTCGGCTTGTTCAGAAGAAGGGAAATCTAGAATCCATTTCTCCTGCACACCTACAAAAACTCCATAAATGTGTGGATGCTATTTGTCCCAGAGAGCCACCTGCATTATTGCATGGTGATTTATGGAGTGGGAACTACTTCTTTACTCAACAAGGGCCTGCTATATTTGACCCCGCTATCTATTATGGGCATCGAGAAGTGGACTTAGCAATGACTAAATTATTTGGTGGGTTTGATTCGAGTTTTTATGAAGGATATACATCAAAATCGCCCATTCAGCCTAACTTTAGTGATCGAATAAACCTTTACAATTTGTACCCAATGCTAGTACATGCCAATATCTTTGGCGGACATTATGTTGAAAGAGCAAAGCAGATTATCTTTGAATATGTCAGATAA